The Maniola hyperantus chromosome 12, iAphHyp1.2, whole genome shotgun sequence genome has a segment encoding these proteins:
- the LOC117986933 gene encoding thiamine pyrophosphokinase 1 isoform X1 — MAMNGILNKQGPCGHSCSVVKCCKWNVNEIFEHHSKYAVVVLNRTITQNEEVIKRVWNNALLRITVDGGTVHWDRFINSLSENDQTIMKIPDLITGDFDSITKDVLQKYKKKGCKTIHTPNQDNTDFTKALIELNNYCEEHQTKMDDVLAIAQTSGRLDQILGNIETLHLVKVNRLVHPKTRIYIMSDDSLSWLLQPGDHIIDIPEESRIRKRAGCSLIPVGEPCTSVTTSGLQWNLDNQELKFGKLVSTSNAFDGSEQVKIKCSHTLLWTMKVPSLIGK; from the exons ATGGCAATGAATGGTATTTTGAATaag CAGGGTCCCTGTGGCCACTCTTGCAGCGTGGTGAAATGTTGCAAGTGGAATGTCAATGAAATATTTGAACACCACAGTAAATATGCAGTTGTTGTTCTAAATCGCACAATAACTCAGAATGAAGAGGTGATTAAAAGGGTTTGGAAtaatg ctTTGTTAAGGATAACAGTTGATGGAGGGACAGTGCATTGGGACAGGTTTATCAACAGTTTATCAGAAAACGACCAAACGATCATGAAAATACCAGACCTAATCACAGGAGACTTTGATTccattaccaaagatgttttgcAGAAGTATAAAAAGAAAGGTTGTAAG ACGATACACACTCCAAACCAAGACAACACAGATTTCACGAAGGCGTTGATTGAgctaaataattattgtgaagAGCATCAAACAAAG ATGGATGACGTATTAGCCATAGCACAGACTTCAGGCAGATTAGACCAAATTCTAGGCAACATAGAAACCTTGCATTTAGTCAAAGTAAATCGCCTCGTCCACCCAAAGACTAGGATCTACATAATGTCAGACGACAGTTTATCTTGGCTGCTTCAACCTGGTGATCATATCATCGACATTCCAGAAGAAAGTAGAATACGTAAAAGAGCAGGGTGCTCTTTGATACCAGTGGGGGAGCCCTGCACCAGTGTCACTACTAGTGGACTTCAGTGGAATTTGG ATAATCAAGAGCTAAAGTTCGGTAAACTGGTGAGCACGTCTAATGCCTTCGACGGATCTGAACAAGTGAAAATTAAGTGCAGTCACACATTACTGTGGACCATGAAAGTTCCCAGTTTAATAG GCAAATAA
- the Vps60 gene encoding charged multivesicular body protein 5 produces the protein MNRLFGRGKPKTPGPSIADCISNVDTRADSIEQKIQKLDAELRKYKEQMSKMREGPSKNSVKQKAMRVLKQKKMYEQQLDNLRAQSFNMEQANYATQTLKDTHTTISAMKDGVTSMKKEFKKINIDEIEDINDDLADMLEEADEVQGALGRQYGMPEMDDDELAAELDALGDEIALDDDTSYLDDVVKAPAAPDREPGADSLRNKDGVPVDEFGLPQVPAQTTR, from the exons ATGAATAGATTATTTGGTAGAGGTAAACCGAAAACCCCAGGACCCAGCATTGCGGACTGCATAAGCAAT GTTGATACTCGAGCAGATAGTATAGAGCAGAAAATTCAAAAGTTAGATGCCGAACTAAGAAAATATAAAGAGCAAATGTCCAAAATGCGGGAGGGTCCTTCTAAAAACTCAGTTAAACAAAAGGCAATGAGGGTGTTAAAACAgaaaaaaat GTATGAACAACAGCTGGACAATTTGCGTGCACAATCATTCAACATGGAGCAGGCAAACTATGCCACTCAGACCCTCAAAGACACCCACACTACTATTTCTGCCATGAAGGATGGTGTTACTTCAATGAAAAAAGAATTCAAGAAAATTAACATTGATGAAATTGAG GATATAAATGATGATTTGGCCGACATGTTGGAGGAAGCGGACGAGGTGCAAGGGGCACTAGGTCGCCAATATGGCATGCCAGAAATGGATGACGATGAATTGGCCGCTGAACTTGATGCTCTAG GCGACGAGATAGCCCTTGACGACGACACGTCGTACCTCGACGATGTAGTGAAGGCCCCTGCGGCGCCCGACAGGGAGCCGGGCGCCGACAGCTTGCGCAACAAGGATGGCGTGCCCGTCGACGAGTTCGGCCTGCCGCAGGTGCCCGCGCAGACCACGCGTTGA
- the LOC117986933 gene encoding thiamine pyrophosphokinase 1 isoform X2, with protein sequence MAMNGILNKGPCGHSCSVVKCCKWNVNEIFEHHSKYAVVVLNRTITQNEEVIKRVWNNALLRITVDGGTVHWDRFINSLSENDQTIMKIPDLITGDFDSITKDVLQKYKKKGCKTIHTPNQDNTDFTKALIELNNYCEEHQTKMDDVLAIAQTSGRLDQILGNIETLHLVKVNRLVHPKTRIYIMSDDSLSWLLQPGDHIIDIPEESRIRKRAGCSLIPVGEPCTSVTTSGLQWNLDNQELKFGKLVSTSNAFDGSEQVKIKCSHTLLWTMKVPSLIGK encoded by the exons ATGGCAATGAATGGTATTTTGAATaag GGTCCCTGTGGCCACTCTTGCAGCGTGGTGAAATGTTGCAAGTGGAATGTCAATGAAATATTTGAACACCACAGTAAATATGCAGTTGTTGTTCTAAATCGCACAATAACTCAGAATGAAGAGGTGATTAAAAGGGTTTGGAAtaatg ctTTGTTAAGGATAACAGTTGATGGAGGGACAGTGCATTGGGACAGGTTTATCAACAGTTTATCAGAAAACGACCAAACGATCATGAAAATACCAGACCTAATCACAGGAGACTTTGATTccattaccaaagatgttttgcAGAAGTATAAAAAGAAAGGTTGTAAG ACGATACACACTCCAAACCAAGACAACACAGATTTCACGAAGGCGTTGATTGAgctaaataattattgtgaagAGCATCAAACAAAG ATGGATGACGTATTAGCCATAGCACAGACTTCAGGCAGATTAGACCAAATTCTAGGCAACATAGAAACCTTGCATTTAGTCAAAGTAAATCGCCTCGTCCACCCAAAGACTAGGATCTACATAATGTCAGACGACAGTTTATCTTGGCTGCTTCAACCTGGTGATCATATCATCGACATTCCAGAAGAAAGTAGAATACGTAAAAGAGCAGGGTGCTCTTTGATACCAGTGGGGGAGCCCTGCACCAGTGTCACTACTAGTGGACTTCAGTGGAATTTGG ATAATCAAGAGCTAAAGTTCGGTAAACTGGTGAGCACGTCTAATGCCTTCGACGGATCTGAACAAGTGAAAATTAAGTGCAGTCACACATTACTGTGGACCATGAAAGTTCCCAGTTTAATAG GCAAATAA